One Candidatus Nanosynbacter featherlites genomic region harbors:
- a CDS encoding type II secretion system protein yields MHKHYGFTIVEVLVVVLVLGILMTLGGLAWRAAREDAINNESKTELLTIQNAVEEYYSQNGEYPWPASCSKYSSATNRTCDAGELNPLLVPKYLKELPTDWRGKHYEYTVNKSPDNRYGLLMYRANGTKCRVGKGILAMWWNTPAPAAENCDF; encoded by the coding sequence ATGCATAAGCACTATGGTTTTACAATCGTCGAAGTATTGGTAGTCGTCTTAGTCCTCGGCATCTTGATGACCCTCGGTGGCCTAGCGTGGCGCGCTGCCCGCGAAGACGCCATCAATAACGAAAGCAAGACTGAATTATTAACCATCCAAAACGCCGTCGAAGAATATTACAGCCAAAATGGAGAATATCCGTGGCCTGCGTCCTGCAGTAAATACAGCTCGGCGACCAACCGGACGTGCGACGCTGGCGAGCTCAACCCATTACTGGTGCCAAAATATCTCAAAGAATTACCGACAGACTGGCGTGGCAAACACTACGAATACACCGTCAATAAAAGCCCCGACAATCGCTACGGGCTGCTGATGTACCGAGCTAACGGCACCAAATGTCGCGTCGGAAAAGGCATCCTGGCGATGTGGTGGAACACACCAGCACCAGCGGCTGAAAATTGCGACTTCTAA
- a CDS encoding cation-translocating P-type ATPase translates to MTFYATPAHETLKKLRTNEYGLTAREVKRRQKQYGINVIKIESEPLWKKIIEPFLDIFMLVLGVAAAISLWHGDNIDAVIILVIIAISAIIFYVQRFSTDRVLRSLSKRSVQKVDVLRGNHTARVDASQLVPGDIITLAEGEKIPADIRLLRTANLRVDESQLTGESLPISKKPDVLEGHKELYEQTNMLFQGSFIISGTGTGVVVTTGNNTEFGNLATLSKRQNTQSPVQQKIDILITRIIAVVAAVSVVAFGLSLLRSMDVLESLRFVMALAVSAVPESLPIAISVVLVLGMRRMAAKKALVHQMRAIETIGVITTIATDKTGTLTKNKLTVQETWSPNDTAIIDIIARTINRGDAKSHDPLDIALEEFVRTHGVQVKNSPFRELPFNQDFSMSAAVWHHGKDFQLYLKGAPEQILAACKVTAAVKKQALAALEAFAAKGQRVIGLASYTSAHPVHEFYELKGKKLTFEGFVAVNDVLRPEAPRAIRAALKAGVSVRMITGDHFETAYQIGHQLGMVKDRDEVFDCRQMNKLTDEQLNPIVERTKVFSRVIPEQKYRLLTILKKHHITAMTGDGVNDVPALSNAHIGVAMGSGSHIARDAGAIILLDDNFKTIIDAMREGRTIIANVRRMLFYLLSTNTGELITMIGALLIGIKTPLEPVQILWVNLVTDTSMVIPLGLEPTEKGVMNRPPEKPDAPILNHMMVWRMVIVAGTMSAIALAVYIFFEQRQGHAYAQTMAFIALVVSQWANAFNARSDDESLLKHLKVMNKSFYAGISLSIVLQILVFFGPLGGILHIAHVALSDMIIISLVSFIIPIAVSEWHKYVTRQSKG, encoded by the coding sequence ATGACATTTTACGCCACGCCCGCTCACGAAACCCTGAAAAAATTACGCACAAATGAATATGGGCTAACAGCCAGAGAAGTTAAACGCCGCCAAAAACAGTACGGCATCAACGTTATCAAGATTGAATCCGAGCCGCTCTGGAAAAAGATTATAGAACCGTTTTTGGATATTTTCATGCTGGTGCTAGGGGTGGCAGCCGCCATCAGTTTGTGGCACGGCGATAACATTGACGCGGTCATCATTTTGGTAATCATCGCCATCTCAGCAATCATTTTCTACGTCCAGCGATTTTCGACTGACCGGGTTCTCCGCAGCCTATCCAAACGCAGCGTACAAAAAGTTGACGTACTGCGCGGCAATCACACAGCTCGCGTTGACGCCTCGCAGCTGGTACCTGGCGACATCATCACCCTGGCTGAAGGCGAAAAAATCCCAGCAGACATCAGACTCCTCCGAACGGCTAATCTGCGAGTTGATGAGTCACAATTGACCGGTGAATCATTGCCCATCAGCAAAAAACCTGACGTACTCGAGGGCCATAAAGAATTGTATGAACAAACCAACATGTTGTTTCAAGGCTCGTTCATCATCAGCGGCACTGGCACTGGCGTCGTGGTTACGACTGGTAATAACACCGAGTTCGGCAACCTTGCCACGCTGTCAAAACGGCAAAATACCCAAAGTCCCGTCCAGCAAAAGATCGACATCTTGATCACCAGAATCATCGCTGTTGTTGCTGCCGTCAGTGTTGTAGCTTTTGGTCTCAGCCTGCTGCGCAGCATGGACGTTCTGGAGAGCCTGCGCTTTGTCATGGCTCTGGCTGTCAGCGCCGTTCCCGAGAGTCTACCAATTGCCATATCTGTTGTGTTGGTTCTGGGTATGCGACGCATGGCTGCCAAAAAAGCTTTGGTACATCAGATGCGAGCCATCGAAACCATCGGCGTCATCACCACCATCGCCACAGACAAAACTGGCACGCTGACCAAAAACAAATTGACCGTCCAAGAAACCTGGTCGCCTAACGACACGGCCATCATCGACATCATCGCCCGCACCATCAACCGTGGCGACGCCAAAAGCCACGACCCGCTTGATATTGCGCTGGAAGAATTTGTGCGCACACACGGCGTCCAAGTCAAAAATTCGCCATTTCGTGAACTACCATTTAACCAAGATTTCAGTATGTCTGCTGCGGTGTGGCATCATGGCAAGGATTTTCAGCTGTACCTCAAGGGCGCGCCTGAGCAGATTTTGGCAGCCTGCAAAGTAACCGCCGCTGTCAAAAAACAAGCTCTGGCAGCCCTGGAAGCATTTGCCGCCAAGGGACAGCGAGTCATCGGCCTGGCGTCCTACACGTCAGCACATCCAGTTCATGAATTTTACGAATTGAAAGGTAAGAAATTAACCTTTGAAGGCTTTGTGGCAGTCAACGATGTACTGCGCCCAGAAGCACCTCGAGCAATTCGTGCCGCTCTAAAAGCCGGCGTGTCCGTACGCATGATCACCGGCGATCATTTTGAAACAGCCTACCAAATCGGACATCAACTAGGCATGGTCAAGGACCGCGACGAGGTATTTGACTGTCGCCAAATGAATAAGCTAACAGACGAGCAGCTCAACCCAATCGTCGAGCGAACCAAAGTCTTCTCTCGCGTCATCCCCGAGCAAAAATACCGCTTGCTGACCATTCTCAAAAAGCATCACATCACCGCCATGACAGGAGACGGCGTCAATGATGTGCCAGCGCTCAGCAATGCTCACATTGGCGTGGCTATGGGTTCGGGGTCGCACATTGCGCGTGACGCTGGAGCTATCATTTTGCTGGACGATAATTTCAAGACTATCATCGACGCTATGCGCGAAGGGCGAACTATCATCGCCAATGTCCGCCGTATGTTGTTTTATCTGCTGTCGACTAACACCGGCGAGCTGATCACCATGATTGGCGCGCTGCTGATTGGCATCAAAACCCCGCTGGAACCGGTGCAAATTCTGTGGGTCAACCTGGTCACTGACACCTCAATGGTTATCCCACTTGGCTTGGAGCCAACAGAGAAGGGGGTGATGAACCGCCCGCCCGAAAAGCCAGATGCTCCAATTTTGAACCACATGATGGTCTGGCGAATGGTTATCGTCGCCGGCACCATGTCAGCTATCGCCTTGGCGGTTTACATCTTCTTTGAACAACGGCAGGGACACGCATATGCCCAAACCATGGCCTTCATCGCCCTGGTAGTCAGCCAGTGGGCAAATGCGTTCAACGCTCGCTCCGACGACGAGTCGCTCCTGAAGCACCTAAAAGTCATGAACAAGAGTTTCTATGCCGGCATAAGCTTATCTATCGTCCTGCAAATTTTAGTCTTCTTTGGGCCTCTTGGTGGAATCCTCCACATCGCACACGTCGCCCTCAGTGACATGATCATCATCAGCCTGGTATCATTCATCATCCCGATTGCCGTCTCTGAATGGCATAAGTATGTTACGAGGCAGAGTAAGGGCTAA
- a CDS encoding GreA/GreB family elongation factor, with product MSNVRTTHLSQKGFKELHKEISQLEAQEKTLQFTLREIGRAKSRDDKLQRNEVIMNLELVSGKLANLRHMLKNAKPLPRKRDRLRVALGSIVDLVDQQGRMLHYILVDSLEANPTDGRISIDSPLGRSLLDKRPKDTVSWCAGVKLQHAQLVAIR from the coding sequence ATGAGTAATGTACGAACGACGCATCTCAGTCAAAAAGGCTTTAAAGAATTACACAAAGAAATTTCTCAGTTAGAAGCACAAGAAAAAACGCTCCAGTTCACCTTGCGTGAAATCGGTCGTGCTAAATCCCGCGACGATAAATTGCAGCGCAATGAGGTCATCATGAACCTGGAACTGGTCAGTGGTAAATTGGCCAATTTACGCCACATGCTAAAGAATGCCAAACCGCTACCACGCAAACGCGACCGCTTACGCGTCGCTCTGGGCTCAATCGTTGACTTAGTCGATCAGCAAGGTCGCATGCTTCACTACATACTGGTTGACAGTCTGGAAGCCAATCCGACAGACGGACGCATCTCCATCGACAGCCCGTTGGGTCGCAGTCTACTAGACAAGCGCCCCAAAGACACCGTTTCCTGGTGCGCTGGCGTCAAATTGCAGCACGCCCAGCTGGTCGCCATCCGATAA
- a CDS encoding sensor histidine kinase: MKLFTSATIKLASWYLLILMMVSLLFSGIIFNIARSEIDARLQGFAVKRGLVSGNSLDKPLSEQMEATDTNLIISLAYLNLVVLLGGGVIAYLLAQRTLEPIEAAHQAQSRFVANASHQLRTPLAIMKAEAELALHNPKTPKSELRQTLTSNLEEINRLNELATMLLELSHSERQLSSNIEKFDLVELTNNLISSRPGKERVTLHAPDDLAVTMNRPAVREVIAVLLDNAVKHSPDTSPISLTIKPFKTTVVITVTNHGPGINAKDLPHIFERFYSGQQHANSYGLGLSLAHQLTRALGGHISARSTPGKVTTFTLSLPKR; encoded by the coding sequence GTGAAACTATTCACCTCCGCCACCATCAAACTAGCAAGCTGGTATCTGTTGATATTGATGATGGTCAGTCTACTGTTTAGCGGCATCATCTTTAACATTGCGCGCTCGGAAATTGACGCTCGACTGCAAGGTTTCGCCGTCAAGCGTGGACTAGTCAGCGGCAACTCACTGGACAAACCACTGAGCGAGCAGATGGAGGCCACCGACACCAATCTCATCATCAGCTTGGCGTATCTCAACCTGGTGGTACTACTCGGCGGTGGGGTTATCGCTTATCTTCTGGCGCAGCGCACCTTAGAGCCAATTGAAGCCGCACACCAAGCCCAATCACGCTTTGTCGCTAACGCCAGTCATCAGCTACGCACACCACTGGCCATCATGAAAGCCGAGGCCGAGCTGGCATTGCACAATCCCAAAACGCCCAAATCAGAGCTGCGGCAAACACTGACAAGCAATCTTGAGGAGATCAATCGCTTGAACGAGCTTGCCACCATGCTTTTAGAATTATCCCACAGCGAACGACAGCTCTCGTCCAACATCGAAAAATTTGACCTGGTAGAGTTAACCAACAATCTGATCAGTTCCAGGCCAGGCAAGGAGCGGGTGACGCTGCACGCCCCCGATGACTTGGCGGTCACCATGAACCGACCAGCAGTGCGAGAAGTGATTGCAGTGCTTTTGGATAATGCCGTCAAGCACAGCCCCGACACTTCACCCATTAGCCTCACCATCAAACCCTTCAAAACGACTGTCGTCATCACTGTCACCAACCATGGCCCAGGTATCAACGCCAAAGATCTGCCGCACATATTTGAACGATTTTACAGCGGCCAGCAACACGCCAATAGTTACGGGCTGGGGCTCAGCCTAGCGCATCAACTAACGCGTGCTTTGGGCGGGCATATTTCTGCACGATCCACCCCTGGAAAAGTCACAACATTTACACTTTCGCTGCCAAAACGCTAA
- a CDS encoding response regulator transcription factor, producing MRLLVVEDERKIARVIAAALRSEGHAVDMVHDGEEGLAMAETEPYDLLVLDRMLPGKSGTDIITSLRQANKTMPILLLTALGTTEDKAFGLDVGADDYLVKPFAIDELTARVRALLRRPPLAHDDELTVADLTLNQTQRTVKRSGKTIELTAKEFALLEYLMRHPGQTLSKETLIAHVWDFDADILPNNVEAYIKQLRKKIDKPFRRPLIHTVRGFGYKVEAGA from the coding sequence ATGAGACTATTGGTCGTCGAAGACGAAAGAAAAATCGCCCGAGTTATCGCCGCCGCGCTGCGGTCAGAAGGTCACGCCGTCGACATGGTTCATGACGGAGAAGAGGGATTGGCTATGGCAGAAACTGAGCCATATGACCTATTAGTACTGGACCGCATGCTACCAGGCAAAAGCGGCACCGATATCATCACCTCACTGCGCCAAGCCAACAAAACAATGCCTATTTTGCTACTGACGGCACTTGGCACAACCGAAGACAAAGCTTTTGGTCTGGACGTCGGCGCTGATGACTATCTGGTCAAGCCATTCGCCATCGATGAGCTGACTGCCCGCGTCAGGGCACTCCTGAGGCGGCCGCCTTTGGCACATGATGACGAATTGACCGTTGCCGATCTGACACTCAACCAGACCCAGCGCACTGTCAAACGCAGTGGTAAAACCATTGAGCTGACTGCCAAAGAGTTCGCGCTGTTGGAATACCTGATGCGCCATCCTGGTCAAACCTTGAGTAAAGAAACGCTGATCGCCCATGTGTGGGATTTTGATGCTGATATTTTGCCGAACAACGTCGAAGCTTACATCAAGCAACTGCGCAAGAAAATCGACAAGCCGTTTCGCCGTCCACTGATCCACACCGTGCGTGGCTTTGGCTATAAAGTGGAGGCAGGCGCGTGA
- a CDS encoding ABC transporter ATP-binding protein: protein MGKEVNPIIQIKNFSMKFGTKTVIKDLSFEVMRGEVFGFLGSNGSGKTTTLRALLGLYEPTAGELLVDGKPYAVEDGVKLGYLPEERGLYKKEKVIDTMIYFGRLKGLSQEEARDFSIKYLERVGLSDKAKTRLDKLSGGQQQKIQLGVTIMGDPELLILDEPTKGFDPVNRRLLMNIIEERQKAGATVVFVTHQMEEVERLCDRVVLLKDGKAVEYGTVADIRKKYGGKSLDDIFVKIYGGEEKEAVNA from the coding sequence ATGGGTAAAGAGGTAAATCCCATTATTCAAATTAAAAATTTTAGTATGAAGTTTGGCACCAAAACGGTCATCAAAGATTTGAGCTTTGAGGTGATGCGCGGCGAAGTGTTCGGATTTTTGGGTAGCAATGGTTCAGGAAAAACCACCACACTCAGGGCGCTGTTGGGGCTATACGAGCCAACGGCTGGTGAGCTGCTAGTTGATGGCAAACCGTATGCAGTTGAAGATGGCGTCAAGCTAGGCTATCTCCCGGAAGAGCGCGGTTTGTACAAAAAAGAAAAAGTCATTGACACGATGATTTACTTTGGTCGCTTGAAAGGTCTGAGCCAGGAAGAGGCTCGCGATTTTTCAATCAAGTATTTGGAGCGAGTTGGCTTGAGTGATAAGGCAAAAACTCGACTGGACAAATTATCAGGTGGTCAGCAACAAAAAATTCAGCTGGGCGTTACTATCATGGGTGACCCAGAGCTACTCATTTTAGACGAGCCAACCAAGGGTTTTGACCCAGTCAATCGCCGACTACTGATGAACATCATTGAAGAGCGACAAAAGGCTGGCGCCACCGTGGTGTTCGTGACGCACCAGATGGAAGAAGTCGAGCGTTTGTGCGACCGAGTAGTTCTCCTAAAAGACGGCAAAGCAGTAGAATACGGCACCGTGGCGGATATCAGAAAGAAATATGGCGGTAAGAGCCTGGATGATATTTTTGTGAAGATTTACGGCGGCGAGGAAAAGGAGGCGGTCAATGCGTAA
- a CDS encoding ABC transporter permease, whose protein sequence is MRNMYNLGTVVKFEIMRMLKKFSFWAMALGFPLMFAAIFGIVFWSNQATMEATKKLQEQDFKVAIVDNSGVVNSQLAEQMKLEKLSSKDQGIQRVKDGSLDGFIYFPANLEQNTVQTYGKDVGMFQNSRYSAVAETLLTASIEGKIDPQSKAILQKKVKTETTTYRNGVEFDGVKEMIVPGFFLVLFYMLIAFFGGQMLNSTVEEKENRTVEMLLTTVKAKTLITGKILAMISLALIQGLVIIVPVLVLYFTLGQKLHIPSLDLSNLVFDPVRIGIALGVFATGFMMFTGLLVAVGAMMPTAKEASSWFTIVILALFAPLYGASAFVSYPDSPFVQFFSYFPLTAPIPLLLRNAVGNLPVHEAVIAVAILAASAFVAVVVAVKLFRYGAMQYDSKLSLSVLRARRDEAAKN, encoded by the coding sequence ATGCGTAACATGTACAATTTGGGAACGGTGGTTAAATTTGAGATCATGCGCATGCTGAAGAAATTCAGCTTTTGGGCGATGGCGCTCGGCTTCCCGCTGATGTTTGCTGCTATTTTCGGCATCGTCTTTTGGTCAAATCAAGCCACTATGGAAGCTACCAAAAAGCTTCAAGAACAAGATTTCAAAGTAGCTATCGTTGACAACTCAGGCGTTGTTAACTCACAATTGGCTGAGCAGATGAAGCTGGAAAAATTAAGTAGCAAAGACCAGGGTATTCAGCGCGTCAAAGACGGTAGTCTGGATGGATTTATCTACTTCCCTGCTAACTTGGAACAGAATACCGTACAGACCTATGGTAAAGATGTTGGTATGTTCCAAAATAGTCGTTATTCTGCGGTGGCTGAGACGTTGTTGACGGCTTCGATTGAGGGGAAAATAGATCCACAGTCCAAAGCGATCTTGCAAAAGAAAGTGAAAACGGAAACGACTACCTACCGTAACGGTGTTGAATTTGACGGCGTGAAGGAAATGATCGTACCGGGCTTTTTCTTGGTGCTGTTCTATATGCTAATTGCCTTCTTTGGTGGGCAGATGCTCAACAGCACGGTTGAGGAAAAAGAAAACCGTACAGTGGAAATGCTACTGACGACAGTCAAGGCTAAGACGTTGATCACCGGAAAGATTTTGGCGATGATTTCACTGGCGCTGATTCAGGGGCTGGTCATCATTGTACCGGTATTGGTGCTGTACTTCACCTTAGGTCAAAAGCTGCATATACCATCGTTAGATTTGAGCAATTTGGTATTCGACCCAGTGAGAATTGGCATCGCTCTGGGGGTATTTGCCACAGGATTTATGATGTTTACCGGTCTGTTAGTTGCGGTTGGTGCCATGATGCCAACCGCCAAAGAAGCATCCTCCTGGTTTACTATTGTCATCCTTGCTCTATTTGCTCCACTGTATGGTGCTAGTGCATTTGTATCATATCCAGATTCACCATTTGTGCAGTTTTTCAGCTATTTCCCATTGACTGCACCAATTCCACTACTGCTCCGCAATGCCGTCGGTAACTTGCCAGTTCACGAGGCGGTTATCGCCGTGGCTATTTTGGCAGCCAGTGCCTTTGTGGCGGTTGTGGTGGCGGTCAAACTGTTTCGCTACGGTGCCATGCAGTATGACAGCAAATTGTCGTTGTCAGTCTTGCGGGCTCGACGTGACGAAGCGGCGAAAAATTAA
- a CDS encoding AI-2E family transporter, whose translation MKVRIEIDTKTFVRFWLVVIGFGLAGVAIYSAKSALILLGISLFLALALNRPVSALAKLLPGKSRLGGTALAYVMLVTLLGCVAWFAVPPIVQQSAKFVESVPGLVDQAGSQWHGINELIDKNGWRPQVDATLNNLKQQASSWAASAGTNLISSVGSLASFLGSLFLVLVLSFLMLLEGPTWMKRLWGLYNDQSKMENHKKLAGQMYNVVTGYVSGQLTVSGIDAVLSGVVVFCLSLAFPAIDSNLAMLTVMVTFILTLIPMFGATLAGLLIALLLFFNNVTAGIIYAAYFIIYQQIENNFIAPSIQSKKLELSALMVLSSVTIGLYVGGLLGSLIAIPAAGVVKVLLENYLEQAKKNRLESAKPLNKLVKKMKNED comes from the coding sequence ATGAAAGTACGTATTGAAATAGACACAAAAACATTTGTGCGGTTCTGGCTGGTGGTGATTGGTTTTGGACTGGCAGGAGTAGCAATTTATTCGGCAAAGAGTGCGCTGATTCTCCTTGGTATTTCCCTGTTCTTGGCTCTGGCTTTGAACCGACCCGTTTCGGCTCTGGCGAAGCTGCTGCCTGGTAAAAGCCGTCTGGGCGGTACGGCGTTAGCCTATGTCATGTTGGTGACGCTACTGGGCTGTGTGGCGTGGTTTGCAGTGCCGCCAATTGTCCAGCAGTCCGCCAAGTTTGTTGAGAGCGTGCCGGGCTTGGTTGATCAAGCCGGTTCGCAGTGGCACGGCATCAACGAGCTAATCGATAAAAATGGCTGGCGTCCGCAAGTTGACGCGACATTGAACAACTTGAAGCAACAAGCTTCCTCATGGGCAGCCAGCGCGGGTACGAACTTGATCTCAAGCGTAGGTTCGCTGGCGTCATTCCTTGGTTCCCTGTTCTTGGTATTGGTTTTGTCGTTTTTGATGCTGCTGGAAGGCCCAACCTGGATGAAGCGCTTGTGGGGACTCTACAACGACCAAAGCAAGATGGAAAATCACAAAAAGCTAGCTGGACAGATGTACAATGTGGTCACAGGCTATGTGTCTGGACAATTGACGGTGTCGGGTATTGACGCTGTATTGTCTGGTGTGGTGGTGTTCTGTTTGAGTCTGGCGTTCCCAGCTATTGACTCAAACCTGGCAATGTTGACTGTCATGGTCACCTTCATTTTGACGCTTATCCCAATGTTTGGCGCCACTCTGGCTGGTCTACTGATTGCGCTATTATTATTCTTCAATAACGTCACTGCTGGCATCATCTATGCTGCTTACTTCATCATCTACCAGCAGATTGAAAATAATTTCATTGCACCATCAATTCAGTCAAAGAAGCTAGAGCTGTCAGCACTGATGGTGCTATCATCAGTGACTATTGGTCTCTATGTCGGTGGGCTATTGGGAAGTTTGATCGCCATCCCAGCGGCCGGTGTGGTCAAGGTCTTGTTGGAAAACTACTTGGAACAAGCCAAGAAAAATCGTCTTGAAAGCGCGAAGCCGCTCAACAAGTTAGTAAAGAAGATGAAAAACGAAGACTAA